The Candidatus Neomarinimicrobiota bacterium genome contains the following window.
GCTGCCAGCCTCCAGATAGAGCAACTTCATGCCGAGATACTGGGCTGCCAACCCGTGAGCGACGGCAAGATCTGAGCGTTCCATCGGCAGTGGCTGTGTATTGCTCAGGAATTCGACCGTAGATTTTCCGCCACCATCGAAAAGCATATATCCGGTGGCGATAGCTTCAAGCCCCAAGTCCCTTACGATGGGAGCCCCGATGACCTGTTCGCCAATGAGATAAGTGGGATTTCGTCCGCTGATAATCGACATAAAAAGGACAGCATCAAAATGAGGGCCCAGCTGATTAACAGCGCCCGGGAACAGAATCACGGGCACCTGGGAAATTTCTTTGATCAGGGCGACACGCTCATGAAACTTGCCATCCATAAATAGACTCCCCCCCGCTAGAATGGCATCCACCTCCGATTCATTGACCGACTGGACAAGTCTTTCCACTATGCCGTCGTTCTTTCGATCCGGATCGATGAGCACCAGATAACCAGCACCCTTTTCGTCACGGACATTCATCAGGTATTCGAGTACGGAACTCACTGTTCAAATCTCCTTAGGAACGAGACAAATGTGTCAATAGCTTCTGTGGTATGTTTTTCAGTAATGGCGACTCTCAGGAATTGCGGATCATCCTCAAGTACTGTTCCCGCCTGCATCTTAGTCTTTAACCCTTCATCGAGGATAGTTTGCGACGGAACGGGGCATTTTACAACAAATTCTTTAAAGAAGCGTTCGCCGAACGGGATCGAAAAGCCGGACAGTTTCTCTATTTCGTTTGCGGCATAGTGGCTCTTCTGGAAACAGAGATCTGCCGCCGCCTTGAATCCTTCCCTGCCGAGGAGAGCAAGATAGATTGTGGCGCTGAGGGCTACAAGTCCCTGATTCGTACAGATATTTGAGGTGGCCTTCTCACGGCGGATGTGCTGTTCCCGTGTTTGGAGGGCGAGGACAAATCCGCTTTTACTATCTACGTCTTTCGCGACGGCCACAAGCCTGCCAGGAACTTTCCTCAGATGCTCCTGCCGTACGGCAAACAGACCGAGATAAGGCCCTCCCATGGAAACGGGTGAACCTAAGACTTGCCCCTCTCCCGCGTACACGTCGGCCATACATTCACCCGGAGGTGCAAACATCCCAAAAGAAAGAGGATCGCCCACCGCCACGAAGAGCGCCTGAGAATCATCACAAAGTTGTCCAACATCTTTCCACATCTCGATCAGTCCAAACCGGTTAGGCGACTGTATGACAACAGATGAGACTTCTTCATCAAGACGACCGCGAAGCCATTCCAGATCAGTGAGGCCATCGCTGGCGGGCATGATCACTACCTCAAGAGGCGAGTATTCAAGATAGGTTTCCACTACATTACGGTAGCTGGCATAAAGTCCCTCGGACAGCAATACTTTCGTCTTACCGTTGACTCTTCCGGCCAGGAGGCAAGCTTCCGCAACAGCCGATGCACCATCATAAAGCGATGCATTGGCTATATCCATTCCCGTGATCTCACAGATCATTGTCTGAAATTCGTAGATGACCTGCAGGGTACCCTGGCTCACCTCCGCCTGGTATGGTGTATAAGAAGTAGCAAATTCCGAGCGTGACGCCAGGTAGGGAACTGCCGCGGGGACAAAATGATCATAAGATCCGCCGCCGAGGAAAGAAAGCGTATCGCTAACGGAAGTGTTCCTCCCGGCAAGCGTCCTCATATTTTCGGTGGCTTCCATTTCAGACATCCGCGACGGGAGTGAAAGATCACCTTTTACGCGTAATTCGACAGGAATGGTCTCCAGCAGCTCTTCAAAAGAGCTGAGCCCCATCGCATCGAGCATCTCCTGCTCGATCTCCGGCGTGAACGGAACAAATTGATTCGATTCAGCTGATGAGCTTCCCATAGTCATCCGCACTAAGTAACGATTTTCCCTCTGATGGATCCGACATCTCAATCCTGACAATCCAGCCTTCTCCGTAAGGATCTTCATTTATCTTCTCGGGGCTGTCTTCGAGAGAACCGTTTATTTCAGCAACAGTTCCTGAAACAGGGACAAAGAGATCGGTAACCGTTTTGACAGCCTCGATAACAGCAAACGGTTCACCTATCTTAACTTCTGTTCCTATCTCTGGAAGTTCCACAAATATAATATCTCCCAGCTCTCTTTGGGCATAGTCAGTGATGCCTACGGTTGCCGTCAGCACATCGATAGAGAGCCATTCATGTGTATCAACGTAGTGAAGATCGGCAGGTGTGTTCATTAAATCTCCTCTTTGTGTCAGACTTCAGTATCCTTCTTCCGGGCTATAGTCGAACGATTCGATAAAACTGGTATCAATCGCTCCGTCACGAAATCTCTTATCCCTCATGATAGCCTGATGGTACGGAATAGTCGTATGCGGACCCTCGATGATTGTCTCTT
Protein-coding sequences here:
- a CDS encoding geranylgeranylglyceryl/heptaprenylglyceryl phosphate synthase; the encoded protein is MSSVLEYLMNVRDEKGAGYLVLIDPDRKNDGIVERLVQSVNESEVDAILAGGSLFMDGKFHERVALIKEISQVPVILFPGAVNQLGPHFDAVLFMSIISGRNPTYLIGEQVIGAPIVRDLGLEAIATGYMLFDGGGKSTVEFLSNTQPLPMERSDLAVAHGLAAQYLGMKLLYLEAGSGAVRSIPEKIISALSSEVELPIIVGGGIKSPEEAAGKVEAGASFVVTGTVTETDDHKALMQSFADAVHGK
- the gcvPA gene encoding aminomethyl-transferring glycine dehydrogenase subunit GcvPA translates to MGSSSAESNQFVPFTPEIEQEMLDAMGLSSFEELLETIPVELRVKGDLSLPSRMSEMEATENMRTLAGRNTSVSDTLSFLGGGSYDHFVPAAVPYLASRSEFATSYTPYQAEVSQGTLQVIYEFQTMICEITGMDIANASLYDGASAVAEACLLAGRVNGKTKVLLSEGLYASYRNVVETYLEYSPLEVVIMPASDGLTDLEWLRGRLDEEVSSVVIQSPNRFGLIEMWKDVGQLCDDSQALFVAVGDPLSFGMFAPPGECMADVYAGEGQVLGSPVSMGGPYLGLFAVRQEHLRKVPGRLVAVAKDVDSKSGFVLALQTREQHIRREKATSNICTNQGLVALSATIYLALLGREGFKAAADLCFQKSHYAANEIEKLSGFSIPFGERFFKEFVVKCPVPSQTILDEGLKTKMQAGTVLEDDPQFLRVAITEKHTTEAIDTFVSFLRRFEQ
- the gcvH gene encoding glycine cleavage system protein GcvH codes for the protein MNTPADLHYVDTHEWLSIDVLTATVGITDYAQRELGDIIFVELPEIGTEVKIGEPFAVIEAVKTVTDLFVPVSGTVAEINGSLEDSPEKINEDPYGEGWIVRIEMSDPSEGKSLLSADDYGKLIS